TCGAGCAGCAGTTGGCATTCAGGATGGGCGGCGATAAAATCCCAGTTGGCTTGACGCGGGACATCCCAATTGCTATTGCTGACAACGATCAGTGCCGAGTCTGCTAAAAACGGTTTGGATAACAGTAAAGCTAGTAAGTGCGATCGATAATCGTGAGCAGCATCATAAAATAATACACCGATTTTATCAGGTGATTGCATTTCCCGCAAATCCCAGAAAAATTCCTCAAAATTTTGATTGCAAAAAACAACTTGTTCTGATAAGTTTAAATTGGCTAAGTTTTTTCCTAAATTATCGCTACTATCGCCAAAAGTATCAAATTCCGAAAAGTCATCAACGGCACAAGCCATTATTTCTGGATGATTTAGCAGCGTACCGATTAAGCTGCCTCCTTGAAAGCAGCCGATTTCGCAGTAAATTTCATCGGGAGACATACATTCGACAGCCCAATTTAGCAACTGCATTGTATTGGCTGTCGTTGTGGTTTGCAAAGAGTTGATTATTTGCTGGAATTGACTTGATTTTGGTTCGGCTTGCGGTATTTCCCAGTTATTATACAACTCAAATATGTGTTCGATAAATTTTTGATATTCCATCTCTTATGTTTGGTTTTAAAAGGTTCGTAGTGAGGACTTTAGTCCTCGGGAAAGAACGGACTGAAGTCCTTACTACGAACCTTACTACGAACTTTTTTTAGGGCTTGACTGTTGGAAAAAAAACGGACTAAAGTCCTTACTACGAACCTTATTACTAACTTTTTTCTGGGCTTGACTTTTGGGGACAGAACGGACTGAAGTCCTTACTACGAACCTTATTACTAACTTTTTTCTGGGCTTGACTTTTGGGGACAGAACGGACTGAAGTCCTTACTACGAACCTTATTACTAACTTTTTTCTGGGCTTGACTTGGGAAAGAACGGACTGAAGTCCTTACTACGAACCAGTCTTTCCTATTACTGCTGATTCCGCAGCTTGGGATTCACAAACTCGTTCAATCCTTCTCCTACCAAAGACAGCCCGACTACCATTAAAGTCATTGCTAAACCGGGAAACAAAGCTGTCCACCAAATGCCAGTAGGTAGCGCATCTAAAGCTAAGCGCAAATCGTGTCCCCATTCGGGAGTTTCTTCGGGAAGTCCCAAACCGAGAAATCCCAAACCTCCTAATGTTAAAATTGCGTCAGCGGCGTTGAGCGCAAACAGCACTGGTACACTCTGAATCACGTTGAGAAACAGGTAGCGCGACAGCACTGTCCAAGTGTCAGCACCCATTGCTCGCGCGGCTTCGACAAAGAGTTCCATTTTGACGCTGGTGGTGTGATTCCTGACGACGCGGTAGTATTGAGGGATGTAGGAAATGCTTAGGGCGATCGCCGCATTCAATACTCCTTTTCCCACCACAAATGCTAAAGTTAAGGACAGCAGCAATCCCGGCAACGTATAAATTGTATCCATTAAAAATAACAACACGCGATCGAGCTTTCCGCCCAAATAACCGCTAACCAAACCCAGCGGGACTCCGATAAACAAACTCAACGCTGTCGCTAAAATCACAACTTGCCAAGCCGCCCGCGAAGCAAACAGCGTGCGGGAAAAAACATCGTAGCCACTGCGGCTGGTACCAAACCAATAATTGCCTGACGGCGCTTCGTGGATGGGGTTAATTAAGGCATCGGTAGGATTTTGCAGCCATCCCCAAGCTTGCATCGCTGGAGACAAGGTTGCTACTATGATAAATAAGGTAGTTATTGCCAAACCTGCCCACATCATCTTCATTGACAGGCTTGATGGTGAGGCAATATTGAGAAATCGCGGTGACTGAATTTTGGTTGGTGTCATTTTTAGCTGTTTACTCAGTAAAGCTTTGGCGGATTTTTGCTAAATTTTCCCGGGCTGCTGTGCAGTTTTCATCGAAAGTCAGCGCTAGTTCAAAGGCCGATACTGCCTCCGACCAGCGTTTGAGGTTAATATAAGCTAGACCCAAACAGCAAGCCGGGTCGGTGGTGGTGAAACTTTCCTCGAAAGGTTCTCTTGTATAGTAGCTCCCATCTTTACCCAGTTTCAGGCAATTCTCAAAGTAAGCAACGGCACCTAAGGGAAATCCTAGATTAATTAATGTCATGCCGGCTATATAATTTAGGGGCGGATAGTTGGGACACCATTCCAGACCTCGCTGACATAGTAACATCGTTGTTTCGTAATCTTGATTTTGGAGCGATCGCCCTGCTAAAGTAAAAACTAAGGAGGGAATGAAACCAAATTCTTCTGGAGGTTGACCGTCTATCAAATGCGGCACCAATCTTTCTAATCCTTCTTCCCAGCAGTCTCGCGCTTTCTCGTCCTCGCCCGCTGCGCCGTACATCCCAGCTAGGGAGTACAGCAGCATCAGGCTCAATCCTTCTTCCTGTCGGGTTCGTTCTAAGATGGGGATGTTGCGGTTGACAACTTTGGCGGCGACTTGTTGGTGGCTGTTGGCCTGATGCAAGACTCTCACGCTATCTAAACTTTTGACTTCACTGTCGCTAAAACTGCGGTTTTGATACTGGATTTGCTCGTGAAAACGACCGATATATCTAATTTCTGGGAGATTGCGAAACAAACGGGTCATGTGTAGCGGAGTCATTCCCGCTTGTGGCTCGACTTCGGTTCTAACGATCGAATAAACCAGCGCTTCTGGCTGGGATTTGAGCGTTTCTCTAAAATCAGCCGATCGCACAATTAACTCTTCATCTGCATCCAGCACTAAAATCCACTCACCCGTTACTAAGGATAAAGCATAATTCCGCGCCGCCGCAAAATCGTCGCACCACTCAAAATATCCGACTTTTGCTCCGTACTGACTGGCAATTTCTGGCGTATCGTCCTGAGAACCCGTATCGACTACAATTATTTCATCAACATAGGGTTGAACGCTGGCCAAACAGCGTGCTAAATTCTCGCTTTCATTTTTAACGATCGCACAAAAAGATAAAAATGGTTGAGAACTAAGTGCTGCGCTAATGCTCATTTTTGCTCCTATATCTAGCAATGTAACAAAAATCAGTCGTCGCCGGCAAGATAAAGTACGGCTAAAATACTTGGTAGAGCAACGAAATCTCGATCGCCAACACTGAACTCATCAATAAATGTCTCGCTAAAAACGTCGCCGTAAGGTAAAAGTAAATCTGTTAACGTCTCTTGAGTGTACTTGCGAACGTGCTCTGGTTCCTCATCCGGGCCGAGACAATTGTTGGGTACGGCAAAAAAAGCTCTGCCGGACGATCGCAATACCCTAACTACTTCTTTGACACAAGCTTGATCATCGTCGAGATGTTCTAAAACTTCTGTGGCTACTACCACATCAAAACTGCGATCGGGAAAAGGAATGGACGGTAAAATAGAAACTACCCCTGGGATCTGTTTGGGAAGTTGGGCGATCGCACTTTCAGAAATATCTAAGCCAGTTACTGAATTGCCAAACTCTAACAACTGGCTGGCGAGGATACCCGTACCGCATCCAATTTCCAAAACTTCCAGCCCGTGTCCGACACCCCAACAAATTCTGCCGAAACAGCCGGGATATCGACGCCAAGTTCCGGCGCCTTCTTGTTGCCAAATTTGATTCCAGTAGTCGGGCTGGAGATTCAAGTTAGTTTGTGTCATGCGATCGTCAGTCCTAATTTTATCAAACATCGTCGCAGGCGATCAGTCAGGTTCGTAGTGAGGACTTCAGTCCTTCCGGGTGCGGACTCGCATTCCTCGCTACCAACCAATCGGCTTTCGTTTGATCGTTCGGAATGCCAGTCCGCGCGCAAGAAGGACTGAAGTCCTCACTACAAACCAATTGGCTTTCGTTCGATCGTTCGGAATGCCAGTCCGCGCGCAAGAAGGACTGAAGTCCTCACTACGAACCAATCGGCTTTCGTTCGTAGTGAGGACTTTAGTCCGCTCCAAAGAAGGACTGAAGTCCTCACTACAAACCAATCGGCTTTCGTTCGATCGTTCGGAATGCCAGTCCGCGCGCAAGAAGGACTGAAGTCCTCACTACAAACCAATGTAATTAGAGTCATCCTCTGCGGACACGAACTTACAGATTGCTGGCAATTAACTCGCGGTACTGACTTTTCGGCTTAACTCCTTTAAGCTCAGTCACCAAAGCTTTGTCTTTGAAATACTGAATCGTCGGCGTACCAATCACGCCAGCATTTTCAGCAATTTCGGGATCTTCTTCGATGTCGATTTCCACGTAGTG
The window above is part of the Microcoleus sp. bin38.metabat.b11b12b14.051 genome. Proteins encoded here:
- a CDS encoding glycosyltransferase, which codes for MSISAALSSQPFLSFCAIVKNESENLARCLASVQPYVDEIIVVDTGSQDDTPEIASQYGAKVGYFEWCDDFAAARNYALSLVTGEWILVLDADEELIVRSADFRETLKSQPEALVYSIVRTEVEPQAGMTPLHMTRLFRNLPEIRYIGRFHEQIQYQNRSFSDSEVKSLDSVRVLHQANSHQQVAAKVVNRNIPILERTRQEEGLSLMLLYSLAGMYGAAGEDEKARDCWEEGLERLVPHLIDGQPPEEFGFIPSLVFTLAGRSLQNQDYETTMLLCQRGLEWCPNYPPLNYIAGMTLINLGFPLGAVAYFENCLKLGKDGSYYTREPFEESFTTTDPACCLGLAYINLKRWSEAVSAFELALTFDENCTAARENLAKIRQSFTE
- a CDS encoding ABC transporter permease, with product MTPTKIQSPRFLNIASPSSLSMKMMWAGLAITTLFIIVATLSPAMQAWGWLQNPTDALINPIHEAPSGNYWFGTSRSGYDVFSRTLFASRAAWQVVILATALSLFIGVPLGLVSGYLGGKLDRVLLFLMDTIYTLPGLLLSLTLAFVVGKGVLNAAIALSISYIPQYYRVVRNHTTSVKMELFVEAARAMGADTWTVLSRYLFLNVIQSVPVLFALNAADAILTLGGLGFLGLGLPEETPEWGHDLRLALDALPTGIWWTALFPGLAMTLMVVGLSLVGEGLNEFVNPKLRNQQ
- a CDS encoding bifunctional 2-polyprenyl-6-hydroxyphenol methylase/3-demethylubiquinol 3-O-methyltransferase UbiG, giving the protein MTQTNLNLQPDYWNQIWQQEGAGTWRRYPGCFGRICWGVGHGLEVLEIGCGTGILASQLLEFGNSVTGLDISESAIAQLPKQIPGVVSILPSIPFPDRSFDVVVATEVLEHLDDDQACVKEVVRVLRSSGRAFFAVPNNCLGPDEEPEHVRKYTQETLTDLLLPYGDVFSETFIDEFSVGDRDFVALPSILAVLYLAGDD